One Pseudomonas sp. MH9.2 DNA segment encodes these proteins:
- a CDS encoding class II glutamine amidotransferase, which yields MCELLGMSANVPTDIVFSFTGLIQRGGRTGPHRDGWGIAFYEGRGLRLFQDPAASSESEVALLVQRYPIKSEVVIGHIRQANVGKVCLSNTHPFVRELWGRNWCFAHNGQLAQLNPRATFYRPVGDTDSESAFCDLLNRVREAFSEPVEIEQLLPSLVEACAEYRSKGVFNCLLSDGDWLFCFCSSKLAHITRRAPFGPARLKDVDVIVDFQAETTPNDVVTVIATEPLTENETWTRYEPGEWSLWRRGECVIQGRT from the coding sequence ATGTGTGAATTACTGGGCATGAGCGCCAACGTACCGACCGATATCGTGTTCAGCTTCACCGGGCTGATACAACGGGGTGGACGTACAGGTCCGCATCGGGATGGCTGGGGCATCGCCTTTTACGAAGGCCGTGGCCTGCGCCTGTTCCAGGACCCGGCCGCGAGCAGTGAGTCGGAAGTCGCGCTGTTGGTGCAGCGCTACCCCATCAAAAGCGAAGTGGTCATTGGTCATATCCGTCAGGCCAATGTCGGCAAGGTCTGCTTGTCCAACACCCATCCCTTCGTCCGTGAATTGTGGGGCCGTAACTGGTGCTTCGCCCATAACGGTCAGTTGGCGCAACTCAATCCACGCGCAACGTTCTACCGGCCGGTAGGTGATACCGACAGCGAGTCGGCCTTCTGTGATCTGCTCAACCGGGTCCGTGAAGCCTTTTCCGAGCCGGTCGAGATCGAGCAGCTGCTGCCTTCGTTGGTCGAAGCGTGTGCCGAGTATCGCAGTAAAGGCGTATTCAATTGCCTGCTGAGTGATGGCGACTGGCTGTTCTGTTTCTGTTCGAGCAAGCTGGCGCACATCACTCGGCGTGCGCCGTTCGGCCCGGCTCGCCTGAAAGATGTCGATGTGATCGTCGATTTTCAGGCAGAAACCACCCCCAATGACGTGGTGACGGTGATTGCCACCGAGCCGTTGACCGAAAACGAGACCTGGACGCGTTACGAGCCAGGGGAATGGAGCCTTTGGCGCCGCGGCGAGTGCGTAATCCAGGGCCGAACCTGA
- a CDS encoding YcgL domain-containing protein has product MKRICSIYRSPRKNEMYLYVLKSDALKKVPADLLIAFGPPTHTFDLVLSPERKLSREDINQVLENLDKQGYHLQMPPAEDEYIEHLPEELLRRNDPL; this is encoded by the coding sequence TTGAAACGTATTTGCTCCATTTATAGAAGCCCGCGTAAAAACGAGATGTACCTGTACGTGCTCAAAAGCGATGCGCTCAAAAAGGTGCCCGCAGACTTGCTGATCGCTTTCGGGCCGCCGACCCATACGTTCGATCTGGTGCTTAGCCCCGAGCGCAAGCTGTCCCGCGAGGACATCAATCAAGTGCTTGAGAATCTCGACAAGCAGGGCTATCACCTGCAAATGCCGCCAGCAGAAGACGAGTACATCGAGCACCTTCCCGAAGAGCTGCTGCGCCGTAACGATCCTCTGTAA
- the pxpB gene encoding 5-oxoprolinase subunit PxpB, protein MTLRIEVVAIDCLMVRLFDAIDEANMPWMLAASARLRERFASHLIDLVPSYTTLMVHYDLTRLSPDQARELIHQALADLAPDPQAIGKRHVLPVWYDLSVGPELTLLARRSGLSISEVIAHHSERDYQVFALGFAPGFAFMGLVEEILAAPRLNTPRKRVAAGSVGIAERQTAAYPVVSPGGWNLIGRTPSKLFDRQREGYSLMQPGDRVCFTPVDHAEFVRLGGDDTPLEVQA, encoded by the coding sequence ATGACGTTGCGCATAGAAGTGGTGGCCATCGATTGTTTGATGGTGCGTCTGTTCGATGCCATCGACGAAGCGAATATGCCGTGGATGCTGGCCGCCAGTGCACGTTTGCGTGAACGCTTCGCCAGCCACTTGATTGATCTGGTGCCGTCCTACACCACCTTGATGGTCCATTACGACCTGACCCGGTTGAGTCCGGATCAGGCTCGGGAATTGATTCATCAGGCGCTGGCCGATCTGGCGCCTGATCCGCAGGCCATCGGCAAACGCCATGTGTTACCGGTCTGGTATGACCTGAGCGTCGGCCCGGAACTGACGTTGTTGGCCAGGCGCAGCGGTTTGAGCATCAGCGAGGTCATTGCGCATCACAGTGAGCGCGACTATCAGGTGTTTGCCCTGGGGTTCGCGCCTGGGTTCGCGTTTATGGGGCTGGTCGAAGAAATCCTTGCCGCGCCACGCCTGAACACACCGCGTAAGCGTGTGGCTGCCGGTAGCGTGGGCATCGCCGAGCGTCAGACCGCCGCTTACCCCGTGGTGTCGCCGGGTGGCTGGAACCTGATCGGCCGTACTCCCAGCAAATTGTTCGACCGCCAACGCGAGGGTTACAGCTTGATGCAACCGGGTGATCGAGTGTGCTTTACCCCCGTCGATCATGCCGAATTCGTGCGCCTGGGCGGCGATGACACGCCGTTGGAGGTGCAGGCATGA
- a CDS encoding MFS transporter → MTENDYLTAWGLYAFAALGCLWVWFKLTGWMWRWLREPLRVLGAVLLFSPTIIDPVKEKFAPAVAITALDLAFKVGNNVWRAVSDLAMYAMIAFGLYLLFVLVRWPLEKRRTARQPQAGTEPSTPAQSDDDEPFAPVDGDRYGRKPAAAPGSSASSRIRVEPRL, encoded by the coding sequence ATGACCGAGAACGATTATCTAACTGCTTGGGGCCTTTACGCTTTTGCTGCGCTGGGCTGCCTGTGGGTGTGGTTCAAGCTGACTGGGTGGATGTGGCGCTGGCTGCGCGAGCCGCTGCGGGTCCTGGGTGCGGTTTTGCTGTTCAGTCCGACCATCATCGACCCGGTGAAGGAAAAATTCGCCCCGGCAGTCGCAATCACCGCGCTGGATCTGGCCTTCAAGGTTGGCAACAACGTCTGGCGAGCGGTGTCGGATCTGGCCATGTACGCCATGATCGCCTTTGGCCTTTACCTTCTTTTTGTGCTGGTGCGCTGGCCGCTGGAAAAGCGCCGCACAGCCCGTCAGCCTCAGGCCGGGACCGAGCCGTCAACGCCTGCGCAGAGCGACGATGACGAACCCTTTGCTCCGGTTGACGGTGATCGTTATGGACGTAAACCCGCAGCGGCTCCCGGCAGCAGCGCCAGCAGCCGTATACGGGTTGAACCGCGCCTGTAG
- a CDS encoding 5-oxoprolinase subunit PxpA gives MGRLLLNCDMGESYGAWTMGLDAEVMPFIDCANIACGFHAGDPGIMRKTVSLALAHDVMIGAHPAYPDLVGFGRRSMVCTPAEIQDLLHYQIGALDGICRVQGGRVRYVKPHGAMYNDMMASPEQLRAVIQAIARYDAQLPLMLMATRDNSAAQALGDEFGVQLWFEAFADRAYDSAGRLVSRQLPGAVHHDPEVIIGQALTLSRGDPLRASDGSELHLKADTLCVHGDNASSVSAVQRIRRALGEQSAS, from the coding sequence ATGGGCCGCCTGTTATTGAATTGCGATATGGGTGAGAGCTACGGCGCGTGGACCATGGGTCTCGACGCTGAAGTGATGCCGTTTATTGATTGCGCCAATATCGCCTGCGGCTTCCATGCCGGAGACCCTGGGATCATGCGAAAAACGGTGAGCCTGGCCTTGGCCCATGACGTCATGATCGGTGCCCACCCGGCGTACCCGGATCTGGTGGGCTTTGGTCGGCGCTCAATGGTCTGTACCCCGGCTGAAATCCAGGACTTGCTGCACTATCAGATCGGTGCGCTGGACGGCATTTGCCGGGTACAAGGTGGCCGCGTTCGCTACGTCAAACCTCATGGTGCGATGTACAACGACATGATGGCCAGCCCCGAGCAGTTGCGTGCCGTGATCCAGGCCATCGCCCGCTACGACGCGCAATTACCGCTGATGCTGATGGCCACTCGCGACAACAGTGCTGCGCAAGCGCTGGGTGATGAATTCGGCGTGCAGTTGTGGTTCGAAGCCTTTGCCGACCGCGCCTACGACAGCGCCGGGCGCCTGGTGTCACGGCAACTACCGGGCGCCGTGCACCATGACCCTGAAGTCATCATCGGCCAGGCCCTCACGCTGTCCCGTGGTGACCCCTTGCGTGCCAGCGATGGCAGCGAACTGCACTTGAAGGCCGATACCCTGTGTGTGCATGGCGATAACGCCAGTTCGGTGAGTGCCGTACAGCGCATCCGCCGGGCGTTGGGTGAGCAATCAGCGTCATGA
- a CDS encoding spermidine synthase — translation MKRFVLLDTTPIPDNGGALCLFEYGEDFVIKIQGGDGGQLMNTRMHGSEDALAEIPCKKVTHRVLPRVLIGGLGMGFTLASALKHLGKNAEVVVAELVPGVVEWNRGPLGEKSGNPLLDPRAKIVVQDVAQVLKSEPQGFDAIMLDVDNGPEGLTQKSNSWLYSSGGLSACAQALRPKGILAVWSASADQKFSDKLRKAGFKAEEVQVFAHGNKGTRHTIWIAEKLKG, via the coding sequence ATGAAACGTTTCGTTCTGCTCGACACCACTCCGATTCCCGATAACGGCGGTGCCCTGTGCCTGTTCGAGTACGGTGAAGATTTCGTGATAAAAATTCAGGGCGGCGATGGCGGCCAGTTGATGAACACGCGCATGCACGGCTCCGAAGACGCGCTCGCCGAAATCCCCTGTAAAAAAGTCACCCATCGTGTGCTTCCACGGGTATTGATTGGCGGATTGGGCATGGGTTTCACCTTGGCCTCTGCGCTCAAGCACCTGGGCAAAAACGCTGAAGTCGTGGTCGCCGAGCTGGTGCCTGGCGTGGTCGAGTGGAATCGTGGGCCGCTGGGCGAAAAGTCGGGTAATCCATTGCTCGATCCACGGGCCAAAATTGTCGTTCAGGATGTCGCTCAGGTACTCAAAAGCGAGCCCCAGGGCTTCGACGCAATCATGCTCGACGTTGATAACGGCCCTGAAGGGCTGACGCAGAAGTCCAACAGCTGGCTCTATTCGTCTGGCGGCCTTAGCGCCTGCGCCCAGGCGCTAAGGCCTAAAGGCATCCTGGCGGTCTGGTCGGCCAGCGCCGACCAGAAGTTTTCCGACAAGCTGCGTAAAGCCGGTTTCAAGGCTGAAGAGGTGCAGGTGTTCGCCCACGGTAACAAGGGCACCCGGCACACTATCTGGATCGCGGAAAAACTCAAAGGCTGA
- a CDS encoding nitroreductase family protein, translating to MSINPRIADYPIDPQFTDRWSPRAFTGEAIPEETLLSFFEAARWAPSAYNSQPWRFLYARRDTPNWERFLGLLNEFNRGWAQHASALVIVISKTTFTAPGATEETPALWHTFDTGSAWGHLALQASLSGWHTHGMAGFDQELTRKELKIPEGYALHAAVAIGKLGDKSTLAEYLQARETPSPRRPLSELTAEGDFSL from the coding sequence ATGAGCATTAATCCCCGCATCGCCGATTACCCGATCGACCCACAATTTACCGATCGTTGGTCGCCACGCGCCTTTACCGGCGAGGCCATTCCCGAGGAAACCCTGCTGAGCTTTTTTGAAGCCGCACGCTGGGCGCCGTCGGCCTATAACTCGCAGCCGTGGCGCTTCTTGTATGCTCGCCGTGACACACCTAACTGGGAGCGCTTCCTCGGCTTGCTCAATGAATTCAACCGCGGTTGGGCACAGCATGCATCGGCACTGGTGATTGTGATCTCGAAAACCACCTTTACTGCGCCCGGCGCCACGGAAGAAACCCCAGCCCTGTGGCACACCTTCGACACCGGTTCAGCCTGGGGCCACCTCGCCCTGCAAGCCAGCCTGAGCGGCTGGCACACGCATGGTATGGCCGGCTTCGATCAGGAACTGACCCGCAAAGAATTGAAAATCCCTGAGGGTTATGCCCTGCACGCAGCGGTTGCGATTGGCAAACTCGGCGACAAATCGACCCTGGCGGAATACCTGCAAGCCCGGGAAACACCAAGCCCGCGTCGTCCGCTGTCGGAACTGACAGCCGAAGGCGATTTCAGCCTGTAA
- a CDS encoding S9 family peptidase, which yields MPSSATRPTAPIARKDTGSDPYAWLHNRDAEEVLDYLKAENDYLHAQLADQDALRETLFQEIKSRILETDLSLPSPWGPFLYYTRTTEGDEYARHYRCPRPTDDSLFIDEQQQQLLLDPNVLAAGGFFSMGAFSISPDHQRLAYSLDTNGEEVYQLYVKELSSGQVTHLPFEDCDGSMTWANDSQTLFFGELDDTHRPHKLYRHHLGKDSADLVFNEPDGRFFLNCYRTSSERQLVLLLSSKTTSEAWVLDAEKPDQAFICLAPRVEGHEYFPDHGQIDGAWSWLIRSNQSGINFALYQAAEKASGAPSREDWQTLIAHRDTVMLEGLSLNAKGMSLSLREGGLPIIEVHPQGLPSYRVQLPDAAYSLYVQDTLEFKSETIRLRYQSLNRPSQVRQLTLATGEQVVLKETPVLGPFDPDAYVSQRLWATAADGTQVPISLVVKRELQGSSTPLYLYGYGAYGESLDPWFSHARLSLLDRGIAFAIAHVRGGGELGEAWYRDGKQEHKQNTFGDFIACAEHLIDNGLTTAGQLIISGGSAGGLLIGAVLNQRPELFKVAIAEVPFVDVLNTMLDPDLPLTVTEYDEWGNPEQADVYERIKGYAPYENVSAQPYPATLVIAGYNDTRVQYWEAAKWVAKLRANKTDDNLLLLRTELGAGHGGMSGRYQGLRDVALEYAFVLKVLHLTEGTPSV from the coding sequence ATGCCTTCATCCGCCACCCGCCCCACCGCGCCGATCGCTCGTAAAGACACGGGTTCCGACCCTTATGCGTGGTTGCACAACCGCGACGCCGAAGAGGTTCTGGACTACCTCAAAGCCGAGAACGATTACCTGCACGCGCAATTGGCCGACCAGGATGCCCTGCGCGAAACCCTGTTCCAGGAGATCAAGAGCCGCATTCTCGAAACCGATCTGTCGCTGCCCTCTCCATGGGGACCGTTTTTGTATTACACGCGCACCACCGAGGGCGACGAATACGCACGGCACTACCGCTGCCCGCGTCCGACGGACGACTCTCTGTTTATTGATGAACAGCAACAACAATTGTTACTTGACCCCAACGTGCTGGCCGCTGGCGGTTTTTTCTCGATGGGCGCGTTCAGCATCAGCCCCGACCATCAGCGCCTGGCCTACAGCCTCGACACCAACGGCGAAGAGGTCTATCAGCTCTACGTCAAAGAACTGAGCAGCGGCCAGGTCACCCATCTTCCCTTCGAGGATTGCGATGGCAGCATGACCTGGGCCAACGACAGCCAGACACTGTTCTTTGGCGAACTGGATGATACCCATCGCCCGCACAAACTCTATCGCCATCACCTGGGCAAGGACTCGGCGGACCTGGTTTTCAACGAACCGGACGGGCGCTTTTTCCTCAATTGCTACCGCACCAGTTCCGAGCGGCAGTTGGTACTGTTACTCAGCAGCAAAACCACCAGCGAGGCCTGGGTGCTGGACGCGGAAAAGCCCGATCAGGCGTTTATCTGCCTGGCGCCGCGCGTCGAAGGTCATGAGTACTTCCCGGACCACGGCCAAATCGATGGTGCATGGAGCTGGCTGATCCGCAGCAACCAAAGCGGTATCAACTTCGCCCTGTATCAGGCGGCTGAAAAAGCCAGCGGCGCACCCTCCCGTGAAGACTGGCAAACCCTGATCGCTCATCGCGACACGGTGATGCTTGAAGGGTTGAGCCTCAATGCCAAAGGCATGAGCCTGAGTTTGCGCGAAGGCGGTCTGCCGATCATTGAAGTGCATCCCCAAGGTCTTCCGTCTTATCGCGTGCAATTGCCCGATGCCGCGTACAGCCTGTATGTGCAGGACACGCTGGAGTTCAAGAGCGAAACGATTCGCCTGCGTTATCAATCGCTCAATCGCCCGTCGCAGGTGCGCCAATTGACGCTGGCCACGGGTGAGCAGGTGGTGCTCAAGGAAACCCCGGTGTTAGGCCCGTTCGACCCCGACGCCTACGTCAGCCAACGCCTGTGGGCAACTGCGGCCGATGGCACGCAGGTGCCGATCAGCCTGGTGGTCAAGCGAGAACTTCAGGGCAGCTCGACGCCCCTGTACCTCTATGGATACGGCGCTTATGGCGAAAGCCTGGATCCGTGGTTCTCCCATGCGCGCTTGAGCCTGCTTGATCGCGGCATCGCGTTCGCCATTGCCCACGTGCGCGGTGGCGGCGAATTGGGCGAAGCCTGGTATCGCGACGGCAAGCAAGAACACAAGCAAAACACCTTCGGCGACTTCATTGCCTGCGCCGAACATTTGATCGACAACGGCCTGACCACAGCCGGGCAATTAATCATCAGTGGCGGCAGCGCGGGTGGTTTGTTGATCGGCGCGGTGCTTAATCAGCGCCCGGAGTTGTTCAAGGTGGCGATTGCCGAAGTACCGTTTGTCGATGTGCTGAACACCATGCTCGATCCAGACTTGCCGCTGACCGTCACAGAATACGACGAATGGGGTAACCCGGAGCAAGCAGACGTGTATGAGCGCATCAAGGGTTACGCGCCGTATGAAAATGTCAGCGCCCAACCTTACCCGGCGACCCTGGTGATTGCCGGTTACAACGACACCCGCGTGCAATATTGGGAAGCGGCCAAGTGGGTGGCAAAATTGCGCGCCAACAAGACCGACGACAACCTGTTGCTGCTCAGGACCGAACTGGGTGCAGGACACGGAGGTATGAGCGGTCGTTATCAAGGGCTGCGCGACGTGGCGCTGGAATACGCGTTTGTTTTAAAAGTACTGCACTTGACCGAGGGAACTCCCAGCGTTTGA
- a CDS encoding RNA methyltransferase — protein MANKRYSCIGLYNPKSPENVGSVMRAAGCYGVASVFYTGKRYERARDFITDTKKVHQDIPLIGIDDLKKILPLGCVPVAVELVEGARSLPEYTHPDRAIYIFGPEDGTLDKSIRDWCEDVVYIPTTGCMNLAATVNVVLYDRMAKGNNTRSGPKF, from the coding sequence GTGGCGAATAAACGGTACAGCTGCATTGGTTTGTATAACCCAAAATCCCCGGAAAACGTCGGTTCGGTGATGCGTGCGGCTGGTTGCTACGGCGTGGCTTCGGTGTTCTACACCGGCAAACGCTATGAGCGTGCCCGTGATTTCATCACCGACACCAAAAAAGTCCATCAAGACATTCCGCTGATCGGCATCGACGATCTGAAGAAAATCCTGCCTCTAGGCTGCGTGCCGGTCGCCGTGGAACTGGTCGAGGGCGCCCGCTCGCTGCCTGAATACACGCACCCGGATCGCGCTATCTACATCTTCGGCCCTGAAGACGGGACGCTGGATAAAAGCATCCGTGACTGGTGCGAAGACGTCGTGTACATCCCCACCACAGGCTGCATGAACCTGGCTGCCACCGTCAATGTCGTGCTGTATGACCGCATGGCCAAAGGCAACAACACCCGGTCCGGCCCCAAGTTCTGA
- a CDS encoding cyclic nucleotide-binding domain-containing protein, which yields MSEPTSLNNEIRDMLMDCGLFNTLLPADFQAAAGYFSISTIEQGQDIFKEGDAGSFMCIIHSGRVSVRKLNSDGQSIEIANLRKGRAFGEMAVLDGERRSASCFAATPCCLLNMGKDSLDKMLNDAPKIAAKIIRAIAVALSKRLRMVDGQLLAQQV from the coding sequence ATGTCAGAACCCACCTCCCTGAACAATGAAATCCGCGACATGCTGATGGACTGCGGTCTGTTCAATACCTTGCTACCTGCCGACTTTCAGGCGGCAGCGGGCTATTTCAGTATCAGCACCATCGAGCAAGGTCAGGATATATTTAAGGAAGGCGATGCTGGCAGTTTCATGTGCATCATCCATTCCGGCAGGGTCTCGGTGCGCAAACTCAACAGTGATGGGCAATCGATCGAGATCGCCAACCTACGTAAAGGTCGCGCGTTCGGCGAAATGGCGGTGCTTGACGGTGAGCGCCGCTCAGCCAGTTGCTTCGCGGCCACCCCTTGCTGCTTGCTGAATATGGGCAAGGACTCGCTGGATAAAATGCTCAACGACGCACCCAAAATTGCCGCAAAAATCATTCGCGCGATTGCCGTCGCATTGTCCAAACGCCTGCGCATGGTCGACGGACAACTGCTTGCGCAGCAGGTCTGA
- a CDS encoding YajD family HNH nuclease: MSSANPPSHTAKLDRILADNQRDREMGYRDKALKMYPHVCGRCAREFAGKRLSELTVHHRDHNHDNNPQDGSNWELLCLYCHDNEHSRYTDQQYFSEGSTSSPKIAKATHNPFAALAGLMKKDE; the protein is encoded by the coding sequence ATGAGTTCGGCCAACCCACCCTCCCACACCGCCAAGCTGGACCGCATTCTGGCCGATAACCAGCGCGACCGTGAGATGGGTTATCGCGACAAAGCGTTAAAGATGTACCCCCATGTTTGCGGACGTTGTGCTCGTGAATTCGCAGGCAAGCGCCTGAGCGAATTGACCGTGCACCACCGCGATCACAACCACGACAACAACCCCCAGGATGGCTCCAACTGGGAACTGCTGTGCCTGTACTGCCACGACAATGAACACTCGCGGTACACCGATCAGCAGTATTTCTCCGAAGGCTCGACCAGCAGTCCGAAGATTGCCAAAGCCACCCACAACCCCTTCGCCGCCTTGGCGGGGTTGATGAAGAAAGACGAGTAG
- a CDS encoding DUF2937 family protein produces the protein MLRSYLRLVLFTVGLLLGVQIPGFISDYSKRVEAHLIEAQQSLKGYSDTAERFFKGDLQALVAHYRSSEDPVFRSDADSLNLLLTRNQLLDREWQALQGPWYAKAWHVVSAANPDIRRETFNAYTYQVLLVPEVIAWGIVCALLLALVVESFFLLIGWVINGGRRKPLLNRDLR, from the coding sequence ATGCTGCGAAGCTATCTGCGATTGGTATTGTTCACGGTGGGTCTGTTGCTCGGTGTGCAGATTCCGGGATTCATCAGCGATTACAGCAAGCGCGTGGAAGCGCACTTGATCGAGGCGCAGCAAAGCCTCAAAGGCTACTCCGACACTGCCGAACGCTTCTTCAAGGGCGATTTACAGGCGTTGGTCGCGCATTACCGTAGCAGTGAAGACCCGGTGTTTCGCAGTGATGCCGACAGCCTCAACCTATTGCTGACCCGCAATCAGTTGCTCGACCGCGAGTGGCAGGCCTTGCAGGGCCCTTGGTATGCCAAGGCCTGGCATGTGGTCTCTGCCGCCAATCCGGACATTCGTCGGGAAACCTTCAATGCCTACACGTACCAAGTCCTGCTGGTCCCGGAGGTCATCGCCTGGGGTATCGTCTGCGCCTTGCTGCTGGCGCTGGTGGTGGAGAGCTTCTTCCTGCTGATCGGCTGGGTGATCAATGGCGGACGACGCAAGCCGTTACTGAATCGGGATCTGCGCTAA
- a CDS encoding YcgN family cysteine cluster protein: MAAKVEPFWIRKTLEQLDQDEWESLCDGCGLCCLQKLEDEEDNSVYYTRIACKLLDLKTCQCTDYSNRRASVPDCIQLTPGQADEFKWLPPTCGYRLVSEGKDLPLWHHLVCGDRDAVHHERISQSGRMLSENSVSEDDWEEHLIFRAG; this comes from the coding sequence ATGGCCGCTAAAGTCGAACCTTTCTGGATACGCAAAACCCTCGAGCAACTCGATCAAGACGAGTGGGAGTCGCTGTGTGATGGCTGCGGTCTGTGCTGTCTGCAAAAACTCGAAGATGAAGAGGACAACAGCGTCTATTACACGCGCATCGCCTGCAAGTTGCTGGACCTGAAAACCTGCCAATGCACCGATTACAGCAACCGTCGTGCGTCAGTGCCGGACTGCATTCAATTGACGCCAGGCCAGGCCGATGAATTCAAATGGCTACCACCGACCTGCGGCTACCGCTTGGTCAGTGAAGGCAAGGATCTGCCGCTCTGGCACCATTTGGTGTGCGGTGATCGCGACGCGGTCCACCATGAGCGTATCTCTCAGTCCGGGCGCATGCTCAGCGAGAACAGCGTGTCCGAAGACGATTGGGAAGAACACCTGATTTTCCGTGCAGGCTGA
- a CDS encoding D-2-hydroxyacid dehydrogenase, whose product MRVLIAEHDYPLYTQLLGQIAPDLEVMSTGDSAELSRMAADCPVWLGQPDLLATLLRQGHTPQWLQSTWAGITPLLAEGLPREYRLTRAVGVFGQVMAEFVLTYMLGHEREVLARLVSQVERKWDNRLSQSLAGRKALIVGAGDIGQSVAQFLLPFGVELYGIASAPRTQAPFVEVGALTDLDRLVGEVDYVINLLPNTPETHDLFDAKLFAKFKPTGVFINVGRGVAVVDADLVEALKEGHLAGAVIDVCRQEPLPQRHPFWTAWGLLLTGHSSAPTSPAAMVQLFVDNVRAFQAGEALRGEVDFSRGY is encoded by the coding sequence ATGCGCGTTCTGATTGCTGAACACGATTACCCCCTTTACACCCAATTGCTGGGCCAGATTGCACCCGACCTGGAAGTCATGAGCACCGGCGATTCGGCCGAGCTGTCTCGAATGGCCGCAGACTGCCCGGTCTGGCTGGGGCAACCGGACCTGCTGGCCACCCTGTTGCGCCAGGGGCATACCCCGCAGTGGCTGCAATCGACGTGGGCCGGGATCACCCCATTACTGGCTGAAGGTCTGCCCCGGGAATACCGGTTGACCCGTGCCGTGGGCGTCTTCGGCCAGGTCATGGCCGAGTTTGTGCTGACTTACATGCTGGGCCATGAGCGTGAAGTGCTGGCGCGGCTGGTTAGCCAGGTCGAGCGCAAATGGGATAACCGATTGAGCCAGAGCCTGGCCGGGCGCAAGGCGTTGATTGTCGGTGCTGGCGATATCGGCCAGAGCGTGGCGCAGTTCCTGCTGCCGTTCGGCGTAGAGCTGTATGGCATTGCCTCTGCACCGCGTACCCAGGCACCGTTCGTTGAAGTGGGCGCTCTGACGGATCTGGATCGCCTGGTCGGCGAAGTGGATTACGTCATCAACCTGCTGCCAAACACCCCGGAAACCCACGACCTGTTCGACGCGAAACTGTTCGCAAAATTCAAGCCGACGGGCGTGTTTATCAACGTCGGGCGGGGTGTGGCGGTGGTTGATGCGGACTTGGTCGAAGCGTTGAAGGAAGGACACTTGGCGGGCGCGGTGATCGATGTCTGTCGTCAGGAGCCATTGCCGCAACGTCATCCATTCTGGACGGCCTGGGGCCTGTTATTGACAGGACATAGCTCGGCGCCTACTTCGCCTGCGGCGATGGTCCAGCTGTTTGTCGATAACGTGCGGGCATTTCAGGCGGGAGAAGCGTTGCGCGGAGAAGTGGACTTTTCCAGAGGTTATTAG
- a CDS encoding DUF2892 domain-containing protein has product MSDIPGSERIDSTPFETQPQQNVQGWERAASLAGGVLMMGKGLRRGGFLGLVQLAVGGAVLARGITGHCAAKSLIEQSRSDMNKARSRIERAGAKLSQLKTNAEVATEAAAVTGNDSLKRSKAGV; this is encoded by the coding sequence ATGAGCGACATCCCAGGTAGCGAACGCATTGACTCCACTCCTTTCGAGACTCAGCCCCAGCAAAACGTGCAAGGCTGGGAGCGCGCGGCCTCTTTGGCGGGTGGCGTACTGATGATGGGTAAAGGTCTGCGCCGTGGCGGCTTTTTGGGTTTGGTCCAGTTGGCCGTTGGCGGCGCGGTGCTGGCGCGCGGGATCACCGGGCACTGCGCGGCAAAAAGCCTGATCGAACAGAGCCGCAGCGACATGAACAAGGCCCGTTCACGTATCGAACGCGCCGGCGCAAAGCTGAGCCAGCTGAAAACCAATGCTGAGGTTGCGACTGAAGCGGCGGCGGTGACCGGCAATGATTCGTTGAAGCGTTCGAAAGCCGGGGTCTGA